CGCCAGCCTTCGCCGACCTCGCTCAGCCGCTCGTGATCGGGGATGCGCACGTCGGTGAAGTACACCTCGTTGAACTCGGCCTCGCCCGTGATCTGCACGAGCGGCCGCACCTCGACACCGGGCGCGTGCATGTCGACGACGAAGTAGGTCATGCCCTTGTGCTTCGGCGCGTCGGGATCGGTGCGCGCGATGAGCATGCCGAAGCGCGCGATGTGCGCGAGCGTGGTCCAGACCTTCTGCCCGTTGACGACCCACTCCTCGCCGTCGCGTTCGGCGCGCGTCGAGAGGCCCGCGACGTCGCTGCCCGCGCCGGGCTCGCTGAACAGCTGGCACCACACCTCTTCGCCGGTGAAGAGCGGGCGCAGGTAGCGCTGCTTCTGCGCGTCGCTCCCGTGCGTCACGACCGTCGGCGCGCCCATGCCGTAGCCGATCGGGTTGCGACCGTACGGACTCGGCGCCTTCGCCGTGCCGAGCCGAGCGTTGACCGTGTTCTGAAGCTTCGGTGAGAGTCCGAGCCCGCCATTGCCCTCGGGGAAGTGCACCCACGCGAGCCCGAGGTCGAACTGCGCGCCGAGGAAGTCCTCGGCCTTCGCCGTCGCGGGGTCGTGCTCCGCGAGCAGCTGCTCGCACAGGTCGAGGACGCGCTGCTCTTCGGATGCCACGGCTGACTCCCGTCCACGAAACTTGACCGAGCGGTCGAGTGTACGGACGGCCCTGCGGAACCGCACGCCCGGTGCCGCCGCGCGGGCGGGCGGTCTGTCACGATGACGCCGTGGGATCGCGTGCGACGCGCACCGTCGCAATGGTCGCGACGGTCGCGGTGCTCGTCGCCGGCTGCCTCGGGCACCACTCGTCGAGCGACGTGCCGACGGTCGACGTCCACCCTGCGAAGGACGGAATCATCCTTCCGTCGCAGATCGCGATCGAGATGGCGCAGAAGTGCCCCTCGGCGCGCGGCGAGGTCGGCTTCGACGTGCGCGAAGGAACCGCGCACCTGCACGCGCACGTCACCTGCGCGCTCACGCGCGCCGACCGATCGGGTCTCGAGCAGGAGCTCGTCGAGCTCGCGGGCCGCCGCAACGACGCCACGC
The sequence above is drawn from the Acidimicrobiia bacterium genome and encodes:
- a CDS encoding acyl-CoA dehydrogenase family protein, whose protein sequence is MASEEQRVLDLCEQLLAEHDPATAKAEDFLGAQFDLGLAWVHFPEGNGGLGLSPKLQNTVNARLGTAKAPSPYGRNPIGYGMGAPTVVTHGSDAQKQRYLRPLFTGEEVWCQLFSEPGAGSDVAGLSTRAERDGEEWVVNGQKVWTTLAHIARFGMLIARTDPDAPKHKGMTYFVVDMHAPGVEVRPLVQITGEAEFNEVYFTDVRIPDHERLSEVGEGWRVSLTTLMNERVSIGGTVAPRGSGFIATALHAWSKTDRNDPIARDKLAKLWCEAEALRLTNVRASQARKQGTPGPEGSVAKLMMAELNQRIGSFVVNLMGPEAGLYDGYTFERPRTALDLSKPVKAFLRVQANSIEGGTSNIMRNILGERVLGLPGEPRVDKDVAWSAVPRS